A stretch of Podospora bellae-mahoneyi strain CBS 112042 chromosome 5, whole genome shotgun sequence DNA encodes these proteins:
- a CDS encoding hypothetical protein (EggNog:ENOG503PSM0) — translation MPPRKQIGVPSTAPTRRSSHVASREATTTPEPAHPPSLKATKASASATPKPPKSSTVRYRPRRRSPRTQAAIEEELAGEVQDAAAGQDASEERKASAVDSFDWNTLTRENQFCYGNEEEHISVGTGFHLLGTNKHIPSQYPSPYNMRFEVQSGNSKIKKSGGVRIIGGADGIKMIPFVNIKHVIILPEPKAKRQKSHRVLNVPTAATGLSPIKRKYPKIISFSLPNKKADKDLIGTIGEAADASKDTYLSVFRKVFNQKLKPFGKSVIGATHFQKAGIWEGKTTVRFQLNYQPHQRAVRDIPTIPTIGGTYRATSELGVRFEATATSFARGYKSLLLLAYENGEPAGVRYLIENLSEPYFAATADAKKDEQNSLMIGFDGLPVELLDELKKWSERNKIKTTRMNLGGLSTTMPETHQRQASSRRCKKNAICVNVYQKDDHPDARSCRLNTGEMQLHLCMSDADFAAAPLEFQQSTVKNFGRGVRQAKRDAKHKVTKDDLRKGCPGFQAALARKP, via the exons ATGCCTCCTCGCAAGCAAATTGGAGTTCCAAGCACCGCGCCGACGCGTCGATCATCACACGTCGCTTCCAGGGAGGCCACGACTACACCGGAGCCCGCACATCCGCCAAGCTTAAAAGCTACGAAGGCATCAGCGTCAGCaacgccaaaaccaccaaagaGTTCGACAGTTCGCTACAGACCTCGCAGACGCAGTCCCCGCACACAGGCCGccattgaggaggagcttgccgGGGAGGTTCAGGATGCCGCCGCAGGTCAAGATGCTTCAGAGGAGCGGAAGGCTTCAGCCGTCGATTCCTTTGACTGGAACACCCTGACCCGTGAAAATCAGTTTTGCTATGGCAACGAGGAAGAGCATATCAGCGTTGGAACAGGATTCCATTTGCTTGGAACGAATAAGCATATTCCCTCACAATATCCCTCTCCTTACAACATGCGTTTCGAGGTACAGAGTGGGAActccaagatcaagaagagtGGGGGTGTGCGGATAATCGGCGGAGCAGACGGGATCAAGATGATTCCTTTCGTCAATATCA AAcatgtcatcatcctcccagaGCCCAAAGCCAAGAGACAAAAGAGCCACCGCGTGCTTAACGtgcccaccgccgccactgGCCTCTCCCCTATTAAACGGAAGTACCCCAAGATCATCTCATTCAGCCTGCCGAACAAGAAAGCAGACAAGGACCTCATTGGAACAATTGGTGAGGCAGCTGATGCCAGCAAAGACACATATCTCTCGGTCTTCAGGAAGGTCTTCAACCAGAAACTGAAGCCATTTGGCAAGTCTGTCATTGGTGCTACGCACTTCCAAAAAGCTGGGATTTGGGAAGGGAAGACGACAGTAAGGTTCCAGCTCAACTATCAGCCTCACCAAAGGGCCGTCAGAGATATACCAACCATTCCTACCATTGGGGGGACTTATCGAGCCACATCAGAGCTAGGAGTGCGTTTTGAGGCCACAGCTACTTCCTTCGCGAGGGGCTA CAAGTCGCTTCTTCTACTTGCCTACGAGAATGGGGAACCCGCTGGTGTTAGGTACCTGATCGAGAATCTTTCTGAACCGTACTTTGCAGCCACCGCGGATGCGAAGAAAGACGAGCAGAATTCTCTGATGATAGGCTTTGACGGGCTGCCTGTGGAGCTGTTGGATGAGTTGAAGAAGTGGTCAGAGAGAAATAAGATcaagacgacgaggatgaacCTGGGCGGTCTTTCTACAACTATGCCGGAAACACACCAGCGTCAGGCTTCAAGCCGCCGG TGCAAGAAGAACGCAATCTGCGTGAACGTCTACCAGAAGGATGACCACCCCGATGCTAGAAGTTGCCGTTTGAACACGGGAGAGATGCAACTTCACTTGTGCATGTCTGATGCCGACTTCGCCGCCGCGCCGTTGGAGTTCCAGCAGAGTACTGTCAAGAATTTTGGGCGTGGTGTTAGGCAGGCGAAGAGAGATGCTAAGCACAAGGTTACGAAGGATGATTTGAGGAAGGGGTGCCCGGGTTTTCAAGCTGCTTTGGCGAGAAAGCCTTAG
- a CDS encoding hypothetical protein (EggNog:ENOG503PRQX): protein MHPLTTSDLAFLLCTSSSTSPPRAPLMLRTTYGLVIVIQSDGSLGISISEQKPPRGKGMVVGGGCSVLASPVMLPVPRISPPQNEHYLLSPDFTTPTYLWSPSSASLDEWTPADEALLESLYSGEVEEEGGWFDGYLDWVGRAEDQLHGLGSSRLWRGPETSNDSFISVDSPTESGGGIDGQLFKDEGERTLWLVEGMLLASWLALQEGVEGVGYRYRVGRSEDAVGGEQDEGMYLLERGGTESLGEVVAAFLRNVRF from the coding sequence ATGCACCCCCTTACTACGTCAGACCTCGCCTTCTTGCTTTGCACGTCTTCCtctacctccccaccaagaGCGCCACTGATGTTGAGGACAACGTATGGGTTGGTGATTGTTATTCAGAGTGATGGATCGTTGGGCATATCGATATCAGAACAAAAGCCACCGCGTGGAAAGGGGATGGTAGTCGGGGGGGGTTGCTCTGTTCTTGCCAGCCCTGTCATGCTTCCCGTTCCACGAATATCGCCACCGCAAAACGAGCATTATCTGCTTTCTCCAGATTTCACCACGCCGACGTACCTCTGGTCACCAAGCTCGGCGAGCTTAGACGAGTGGACACCGGCGGATGAGGCACTGCTAGAGTCGTTGTATTctggtgaggtggaggaggaagggggttggtttgacGGCTATCTTGAttgggtggggagggcggaggatCAGCTCCATGGTTTGGGTTCGTCGAGGCTGTGGAGAGGACCGGAAACGTCAAACGATAGCTTTATCAGCGTTGATTCTCCAACAGAATCAGGAGGGGGGATTGATGGGCAGCTTTTCAAAGACGAGGGCGAGAGAACGCTGTGGTTAGTGGAGGGTATGTTGTTAGCGTCTTGGTTGGCGCTGCAGGAGGGAGTCGAAGGAGTTGGTTATCGTTATCGCGTTGGCAGGTCTGAGGACGCTGTGGGGGGGGAGCAGGACGAGGGTATGTATTTGTTGGAAAGAGGGGGCACTGAGAGTTTGGGCGAGGTCGTTGCGGCTTTCTTGAGGAATGTGAGATTTTGA
- a CDS encoding hypothetical protein (EggNog:ENOG503PIMF) has translation MGQNLSLEEPFADTAGAVFAKEDQMNSIILGIAWAGSVYGIGMIWCAVTLLSRWSGRESDRDPNLFSVLAAFLLSTGWPMIMLYFAMSSR, from the coding sequence atgggTCAGAATCTTTCTCTCGAGGAGCCTTTCGCTGACACCGCTGGTGCCGTGTTCGCCAAGGAAGACCAGATGAACAGCATCATCTTGGGCATCGCGTGGGCTGGGTCGGTGTATGGTATCGGCATGATCTGGTGCGCCGTCACGCTGCTTTCTCGTTGGTCGGGCAGGGAATCGGACAGAGATCCAAACCTATTCTCGGTACTGGCGGCGTTCTTACTATCGACGGGGTGGCCGATGATTATGCTCTATTTCGCAATGTCGAGTCGGTAG